The Streptomyces sp. cg36 genomic interval TCGGGCCGGGCGCGGTGGCCGAGTTCACCGCCGGGCGGCGCCCAGGCGAGCACGGCCCGCAGGACCGCCCCGGTGCGCCGCGCCTCGGCGGCTGCCCGGTGCAGCGCGGTCAGGCTGCCGAGGCTGCCGCTGACCCCCACCACGACGCGCCGCTCACGACCCTGCTCCGTCATACCGGCCCCACTCCTCGCCTCGCCCGAGCGTTTCCCCCACTCTCGCCCGGCCGTAGGGCCGAAATGCGCGCCACCGCCGGGTGTTGGCGGCCTCCTGACGCGCGGGGGCGGGACCCTGACGCCTTGCTGACGCCCGCCGCCCGCCCCCTCGTGCCGCTCGCCCGCGTCAAGCGGGCAGCGCCCACACCTGGTTGGCCTGGAGGTGGCCGCAGGCCCAGACGTCCAGCTTGGTGCTGTCGGCGGTGCCGCCGCCGTACACGTCGAGGCACAGGGCCGAGGCGCCGTTGACCAGGGTGCCGTCGGGCTTCGCGGTCCAGTGCTGGGTGGCCGCGCCCGTGCAGGTGGACAGGGTCGCGGGGCTTCCGGCGGTCGTCCCGGCCGCCGTGAGGCACTTGCCGAGCGACCGTACGGTGGTGTCGGCGTTCATGGTCCAGCGCTGGTTGGGGTTGCCGGTGCAGGTGTAGAGGATGGTGGGGGTGCCGTCGGCGATGCCACTGCCGGTGACGTCCACGCACTTGGCGCCGTTGCCCGTGAGCTGGCCGGTGGGTACGGCGGGAGCGCAGCCGGTGCCCGGCGTCAGCCGCCAGACCGCCGTGCCGTGCGCGGGCACGGTCGCCGTGAGCGAGCCGTTCACCGTCGAAGTGGCGCCGGTCCAGAGGTCCTTGGCGGTCACCGCGCAGCCCGGCAGGCCGATGTCGGCGAGCGCGGTGGTGACGGTGCGGGCCGCCGAGCCGCGGTTGAGTACCGCGACCGCCCGGTCCGCTCCGGCCAGGGGCCGGACGAGGACGTCGGTGGTGCTGTTGGACGACGCCACGCCCGCCTGCCGTCCGAGGCTGTCCTGGTCGACGGCGATCAGGTCGGTGTTGCCGAGCGCGGACCGGGCCGCCGGGGCGAGGTGGGCGACGTCGGAGGAGAGGATGAGGGGCGCGGCCATCATCGACCACAGGGCCATCTGGCTGCGGGACTCGTCGTCGGTGAGTCCGCCCGCGCCCGCGATGAGGAAGTCCGGGTCGTTCCAGTTGCCGGGTCTGGCGTAGCGGCCGATCCACCGGTTGTAGCCGTAGTTGGAGAGCACGCTGGCCCAGCGGCTGGTGGTGGGGTGGGCGGGGTCGTAGGTGGCGATGTCCCAGCCCTCCCGCCAGAGCTGGCCGTCCGGGCCGACCCAGGACAGCACGTCGAACCAGGTGGGGTTGCCCCATTCGCCGGTCTGGAAGTAGGCGGGCGCGGATTCGGAGAAGACGATGTCGCGCCCGCTCGCCCGCAGGGCCGCGGCCTGGGCGTCGTACGCCTGCCGGTACGCCTGTTCCTTGGTCTGGCCGGGAGCGGTGTAGAGGTTGCAGCCGTCCAGTTTGAGGTAGTCCACGCCCCAGGCGGCGAACGTGGTCGCGTCCTGGGTGAAGTGGTCGGCGCCCCCGCCCTGGGGCCGGCCGCTGCCGGGGTAGCCGCCGCAGGTCGTCGACCCGGCGTCCTCGTAGATCCCGAAGCGCAGTCCTCGGTCGTGGAGGTAGGTGCCGAGCCAGGCCATGCCGTGCGGGAACTTCACGGGGTCGGCGGCGAGTTTCCCGCCACTGTCACGGGACTTGGTCATCCAGCAGTCGTCCACGGTCAGCGTGGTGTAGCCCTTGGCGGCGAGGCCGCTGGAGATGAGGGCGTCGGCGTTGGCCGTGACGGTCTGCTCGGTGACGCCGCACTGGTAGTGGGCCCAGTCGTTCCAGCCCATCGGGGGCGTGGCGGCGGACTGCCGGACCGGTGGCGGGGCGGGGGAGGGGGCGGCGTGCGCGGTCGCGGCGCCGGTGAGCGGCAGACAGAGCAGCGCGGCGGCGAGTGCGGCGAGCGCGGTGCGTCGGGGGCGGGGCACGGTGGTCTCCTCGGTGGTGAGAAGGGGACGTGCGAGGTGGAGCGGAGCGGAGTGCGCGATGACCTCCGGGGAAGGTGCGCGCCGGGTGGCCATGATGGGTGATGCACTGTAGCGCTCTCTTTCGAGCACCTTCAATCACCGTACGGTAAAAGGGAGTTGGGGCGTCCGGGTGAGGGGCGACGGGTGATCGGCGCCGCGCACTGGTGTGTTGTGTTTGATTACGTGGACTCTTGACGCTTATCGAAGCCGTCAATACCTTGCGCAGCAGCGACGCGTGACATGCCGTGCGCCTCATGCGCCGCCGAGCGCCGCATGACCGCACACTCCGCCTGCCGTTTCCCAGGGAGTACGCATGCACCGACGCACACTGCTGAGGGCCGCCGCGCTCAGCCCGCTCGCCGCGTTCGCCGTCTCCGGGGGACGGGCGTTCGCCGCCGGGCACACCTTCGGCTTCAGCCCGGACGGCGCCGACTTCGTCCTCGACGGCGCCGCCTTCCAGATCCGCGCCGGAGAGCTCCACCCCGCCCGTATCCCCGTTCCGTACTGGACGCACCGCATCCGCATGGCGAAGGCGCTGGGCCTCAACACCATCGCGCTCTATCTCATGTGGAACTACCTGGAGGAACGCCCGGGCGCCTTCGACCTGACCACCGACCGGCGCGACTTCGCCGCCTTCATCCGGCTGTGCGGGCAGGAGGGCATGTACGTACTGCTGCGGCCCGGCCCGTACGTCTGCGCCGAGTGGGACCTCGGCGGTCTGCCGTCCTACCTGCTGGCCAAGCCGTCCGCCAGGCTGCGCGTCAACGCGGCCCAGGACCCGGACTACATGGCGGCCGTCTCGCGCTACATCGCCGCGATCGCGCCGGTCGTGCGCCCGCTGATGGCAGCCAACGGCGGCCCCGTCCTGATGGTGCAGATCGAGAACGAGTACGGCTCGTACGGGAGCGACAGCGCCTATCTCGAGGCGCTGCGGCAACTGTGGCTGGCGGCGGGGATCGAGGGGCCGTTCTACACCCAGGACGGGCTCGGCCAGGTCACGGCCAACCACACCAACGTCACCGGCGGCGCCATCGGGCTCAGCGGCGGCACCTCGGCGGACATCAAGCGCTGCCGCACCGCGTTCCCGCGCGTCCCGGCCCTGTCGGGCGAGCTCTACCCCGGCTGGCTCACCCACTGGGGCGAAGCCACCTTCGCCGGGCTCGGCACCGATCTCACCACCTCTCTGCGGGAGTTGATGAACGCCCGGCAGTCGTTCAACCTGTACGTGGTGCACGGCGGCACCAACTTCGGCTACTGGGCCGGGGCGAACGCCAACGACGACGGCACCGGCTACACCCCGCACATCACCTCGTACGACTACGGCGCGCCCATCACCGAACAGGGGCGGCCCGCCCCGCGCTATCCCGCCTACCGCTCGCTCATCGGCTCCTACCCGGGGGTGACGCTGCCCCCGGTGCCCGATCCGGTCCCCACCCTGACCCGCACCGGAGGCGACGCCCCGACCCCCGTCGCGTACGCCTCGCTCTGGGACAACCTGCCCGACCCGCTCCCGGCCGCGCGGACCGTCACCCCGCAGCCGATGGAGGACCACGGGCAGAACTCCGGATTCCTGCTCCACCGCAAGACCCTCGCGGGATACACGGGGGCGACCCTCGACACCGGGCCGGTCCACGACTACGCCACGGTCTTCCTCGACGGGACCTACCGGGGCGCCCTGTCCCGCCCGGCCCTTCCCGCGCCCTACGCGACGCCGCTCAAGGCGACCACCGGCACCCGGCTGCCACTCGGCGCGGCGGGCGGCCGTCCCACCCTGGACATCCTGGTCGAGGGCATGGGGCGCATCAACTACGGCCATGGACTCGTCGACCGCAAGGGCCTCACCGGGCAGGTGTCCCTCGCCGACGCGGGCCCGCTGACCGGAGTGCTCACCGAGTGGCAGACCTACGCCCTGCCCGTCGACGAGGCGTACGTCACCTCGCTGCGCCCGGTGATCAGCGACCCGGGCCGGGCCGGGATCTTCTTCCGGGCGACGGTGGACCTGGCCGGGACCGGAGACACCTACCTCGACATGTCCGGCTGGACCAAGGGCGTGGTCTGGGTCAACGGCCACAACCTCGGCCGGTACTGGTCCATCGGCCCGCAGCAGCGCCTGTACTGCCCGGCCCCTTGGCTCACCGTCGGGCGCAACGAGATCCTCGTACTCGATCTGCACCAACTCCGGCCGCAGCCCGTCCCGTTGGAGGCGGCGCCCACCGAACCCGCCCGTCTGCTGCTCAACCGCCGCAGCGGAAAGGCGGCCGACGTGCCCGACTGGTCCACCACGGCCGGTGCGCAACTCGTCCAGTGGACCCGCAACGGCGGCGCCAACCAGCAGTGGCGCACGACGCCGGTCGCGGACGGGATCCGCATCCTCGCCAATGTGAACTCCGGCCAGCTGATCGACATCCAGGGCAACGCCTCCGCCGACGGCACCCCCGTCATCCAGTGGCCCGCCCACGGCGGCGCCAACCAGCAGTGGCGCCAAGTGCCCGCGGGCGCCGGTTATGTGAAGCTCGTCAGCGTCAGCACCGGCAAGGTGCTGGGCGTGAGCGGCAACTCCACCGCCGACGGCGCGCGGCTCGTCGAGCAGACCGACACCGGGGACCCCAGCCAGCAGTGGCTGCCGTCCCCGGTCTGAACACCCGGCCCGCCGTGCGGCCACCTGCCCGAACCCGGTGGCCGCACGCCCGCCCCACGCCACGGCGTCAGTCGAGGGCGACCAGCTCCCGGTAGTCCTCGTGCCACAGGTCCTCGTCCGCGTCCGGCAGGAGCAGGACGCGATCCGGACGCAGGGCGTCGATGGCCCCCACGTCGTGGGTGACCATCACGATCGCCCCGGGGTAGGAGCCGACCGCCGTCAGGACCTCGCCGCGGGAGGCGGGATCGAGGTGGTTGGTCGGCTCGTCGAGCAGCAGCACGTTGGCGCCGGAGTGCACCAGCCCGGCCAGCGCGAGCCGGGTCTTCTCCCCGCCGGAGAGCACCCCCGCCGGCTTGTCGGCGTCGTCACCGGCGAACAGGAAGGCGCCGAGTACGTGCCGGACCTCGCCGTCCGTCAGGTGCGGCGCCACGTCCGCCAGGTTCTGCCGGACCGTACGGTCCCCGGCCAGGGTGTCGTGCTCCTGGGCGAAGTAGCCGAGCCGCAGCCCGTGTCCGCGCACCACCCGTCCGCCGTCCGGCCGCTCGTGCCCCGCCAGCATCCGCAGCAGGGTGGTCTTGCCCGCGCCGTTGTGGCCCAGGACCACCAGCCGGCTCGCCCGGTCCACCGCCAGGTCCACGCCCGCGAGCACCTGGCGTCCGCCGTACGACTTGGACAGGCTGACCGCGCCGAGCGGCACCCGGCCGCAGGGGGCGGGCTCGGGCAGCCGGATCTTGGCGGTCCTCTCCGCCCGGCGGGCCGGTTCCAGCGCGGCGAGCATGCGGTCGGCGCGCCGCGCCATGCTCCGGGCCGTCACGGCGGTGGCCGAACGAGACTTCATCCGGTCCGCCTGCGCGTGCAGCGACGCGGCCTTGCGCTCGGCGTTGGCACGCTCCCGGGCCCGGCGCCGTTCGTCCGAGCCGAGCCGGTCCAGATAGGCGCTCCAGCCGGTGTTGTGCTGATCGAGGGCGGTGCGCTGCGGATCGACGTGGAAGACCCGGTTGACCACGTCGGCGAGCAGCCCGGTGTCATGGCTGATCAGCACGAGCCCGCCCCGGTGGCCGCGGAGGAAGGTCCGCAGCCAGGTCACCGAGTCGGCGTCGAGGTGGTTGGTCGGCTCGTCGAGCAGCAGCGTTCCGCCGTGCCCGGCGAACAGGATGCGGGCCAGCTCGACGCGGCGCCGCTGGCCGCCGGACAGGGCGCCGACCGGCTGCGCGAGGACGCGGTCGGGCAGGCCGAGCCCGGCCGCCACCCGGGCCGCCTCGGCCTCGGCCGCATAGCCGCCGCCCGCCTGGAACGCGGCCTCCGCGCGTGCGTACGCGTCGAGCGCCCGCTCCAGGGCGGCGGGCGTATCGGCCCCCTCCAGGGCGGCTTCGGCGGTGCGCAGCCGGTGCAGCGCCCGGTCGAGGGCGCGGGCCGACAGGATCCGGTCGGTGACGGTCGTCGCCGGATCGGCCGGGCGCGAGTCCTGCGCGAGCAGGTGCGCCGGTCCGGTACGGGTGATGGTCCCGGCGGCCGGGCGGTCCAGTCCGGCGAGGGCGGACAGCAGGGTGGTCTTGCCCGCGCCGTTGCGGCCGACCAGGCCGATGCGGTCGCCGGGGGAGACGGTGAAGGAAATGCCGGAGAGCAGCAGGCGGGCGCCCGCGCGCAGCTCGACATCGCGAACAGTGATCATGGGGTGACGCTCCGAAAAAGCAAAAGGACACACTTCTGGCGTGGAAGCGGGTCCTCGGCTAGGAAATTCGGGGCGTTGACATGTTCGCCAGGCTAACGGGCGGGCGGGCGGGACCGCATGCGCTTTTTCGCCGGACGACCGGACGGCTCACCGGTCCACCAGCCCGACGGCCGGTCGGGGGGACAGCCGTGCGCCGCACCGCTCAGGCGCCGCGTCCGGAGTCGATGATGTGCTCGGCGAGCTCGCGGGACGCGGCGGCGGCCCGGCTGTCGGGACGGGTCGCACCGGCGGCGAGCAGCCCGTCCACGACCATCAGCAGCTGATCGGCGGCGAACTCCGGCCGTGCGTGCCCGAGCGCGCCGAACTCGTCGGCGAACAGGCCGTGGACCACGCGCCGGTAGTCCCGGGTGACCGCGTGTCCCGGGTGGTCCGGGTCGGCGAGCGCGAGGTCGGCGGCGAGGTAGCGGCAGCCGTGGAACTCCGGCTCGGACGCGGTGCGGCCGAGCCGGTCGACCACCGCGAGCAGCCGGGCGCGCGGATCGGTGCCCGCCGCTGCCATGGTCGCGCGGTACTGCTCCGCGTCCTCGGCGGTGCTGCGGCGCAGCATCTCGGCGCAAGACCGCCGGGGAGGTCCCGCTGGCCTCGGAGTCCGGCACGGCGTGACTCCCGGGGCCGGATTCCGGCCGTGCCCGGCCCGGAGCGCGTGCCCCGCGACGGGGGCGAGGGGTTCAGGCCGCCCGGGGGAGGGCCGGTTCCGTGACGGCGTGGGCCGCGGTCCGCCACGCGGCGCTGACGGCCCGGTGGGCCCGGTCGGTGGCGGCGGGAACGTCGAGCGGGAGCCGCAGCGGGGCCCCGATGTGGACATGGAGACGGGGGCGGCGCAGCGGGGCGCTCATGAGTCCGGCGAGCTGCTTGGCGCGTCCGCCGGAGGTGATCCTGCGGGCACCGGCCTGGCCCAGTGGGACGACCGGGGCGTCGGCCGCCGCCGCGAGCCGCGCCAGACCCGTACGGAAGGGGCGCGGGCCGGCCGGTGCGGCGTCCCTGCGGCGGGGGAGCCCGCCCTCCGCGTAGATCAGTACGTGTCGGCCCCGGCCCAGGGCCTCGGCCGCCCGCGTGAGCGCGTCGGCCGCGCGTGCCGTGCCCCGGTGTACGGGGATGTACTCCTCCGCCGTCAGCGCGCGGGCCAGCAGGGGGACGCGCCACAGACCGGCGGTCGCCATCACGACGGGCCGGATGCCCACGCGGTGCAGGGCGGCGAGCACCACGGCGGGGTCGGCCAGGGAGTCGTGGTTGGCGGCGATGATGCTGCCGCCGGGGACCGCGTCGGGTTCGGTCGTGATCGTCAGACGTCCGAACAGGGGGATGAGCGACGCGGCGGTACGGCTCAGCATGACGGCCTCTCGGAGGAGCGGTTCGGCGGCGGGCCCGCGGTGGGCGGGGCCGTCCTCATGATGGGCGGGGGCCGCGGGCCGGGGCCTGAGTCCGGATACTCAGTCCGCTGAGTGGGGTGCCTACCGTTGCCGGGATTCGTTACGTCCACGGAACTCGTCGCCAACGGGCGGGGAGCGGCGCCGTCGTCGCGCGTCCGGGAGCTCACCGGCGCCGAGTACAGGAGTCCTTGAGTGTGAGTCGAGTGCATGACAGGCCGGTCCCCGTACCACCCGTACCAGGGCCCTCTTCGCGCCACTCCGATAACATCATCAGACTCACCGTGGCAGACGTGGTCGGCCGTTCTTCACTGGAAAGCCATGCCAACTCGCGTGAAAGGTGAGCCATTCAACTGAATCCTAACAAATCGGCCCAAAATTGACTTTCATATCGACGAGAATATTTTCACGAATGCGCTGGAGGAATCTTTTCGCCGCGTGGCGTCAGCCGCGGGCGTTGTTGTGGACCGCCGCGGGCGTCGCCGTCCTGGGATTTCTCATCGCTCTGGAAATCACCGCACGGCATTACGACATGCCGGGGCCGATCACCAGTCAGGCGCAGGAAATCGTCCTCACCCCGCGTTCGGGACCGCTGCTCTATGCCGGCCTGGCGTTGATGATGGTGGTGCTCACCTGGCGGGAACGGTTCATCGCCCTGGGGGCCGCGGTCGGAATCGATCTCGTGTTCCTGCTGGTGCGGCTGATCATCGGGGCCGGGCCGAACCTCGGCAACGGCGCCCTGTGGGTGATCCTTGGCTGCGCGGTCCTCGCGGTCACACGCCGTACCGGCTCGGAGCGCGCCCTGCTGCTGAAGGGCGTGGCGCTCGGGCTGCTGCTGGTGGCCGGGCACAAGACCGGTGACACCTGGCTGCTGATCACCTCGAAGACCCGCCCGGAGGTGCTCGACCAGTACGTGGCGACCGCCGACCACGCGCTCGGCAACCCCTCGTGGCTGATGGGCCGGGCCGTCGAGGCCACCGGCCCGGTCGGCGCCCAGATCCTGCACGTCGTCTACGGTCAGCTGCCGCTGGCGGCGGCCCTCGTCGCGCTGTACCAGCTGCGCAACGTGGCGGCCGAGCGGCGCTTCCCCGGCCACCACCTGGTGCGCACCTTCCTGGTCATCGGCCTCCTCGGCCCCGCCGTGTACATGATCTTCCCGGTGGTCGGCCCGATCTTCACCTTCGGTGACGGCGCCTTCGGCACCGGCGGCGGCCACTGGGCGCTGGCCCACATCTGGCCGGACACGGTGCCCTCGCTCGGCACCCCGCACGCGATGCTCTACGACGACATCACCCCGCGCAACTGCATGCCCAGCCTGCACACCGCGTGGGCCACCGCGCTGTTCATCCACTCCCGCAAGGGATCGCGGGTCATGCGGTACGCGGGCACGTTCTGGCTGGTCGCCACGCTCAGCGCGACGCTGGGATTCGGCTACCACTACGGCGCGGACCTCATCGCCGGTGTCGTGTTCGTGCTCACGATCGAGGCGGCCATGCGCTCCTTCGACCGGGGCTGGAACCGGCAGGGAACGCGGCTCGTCCTTCACGGCGCCACGGTTTTCACGGCGCTCCTGCTGGCCTACCGCTATCTGTCGGTGGAAATGGCCGACCACCCGTGGGTGTTCGGCCCGCTCCTCCTGCTCGCCATGGGTTCGGTGATCCACGCATACGTACGGACCACCAAGCGGTGGGACGCGGAAGCCGCGGCCGTGCGGGATCCGGAACCGAAGGTTCTGCCGACTCAGCGGACGTCCGGTGCCGATGGCGCCGGCCAGTCCGACACCGCGCTCGTGGGAGCCCCGGCCACCCCGCCGACTTCCTGAGCGGCTGCCCGGCGCACGCGCGCGATGCCCGCCCCCGAGTCGTATGGGGGCGGGCATCGGCGTTCCGGTCGTCCTCGTGCCGTTGGCTAGAACAGCCCGGGGATGTGGAAGTTGAGCCAGTACAGGCGTGACTGGGTCATGGGCGGACTGATGTAGTTGCGGAAGTTCTGCCCCATCTGCCACCAGGTGTTGTCGGCCTGTCCCAGCACCTTCACGGCGAACACCGTGCCGAGGTTGGAGCCCTCGGAGACACCGCGCTGGGTCATGTAGAGCTTGCCGTTCTTCTCGGACGTCGTGAAGGTGATCACCGAGCCCGGGTCGTCGAAGTAGTTCTCGGAGATGACGGTGAAGCTGGTGGACGTCTTGTCGACGTGCACCCGGACCAGCCCGTTGCCGCCCAGGATCATGCCCACCCCGCCGGGGGTGTCCTTACCCGGGAAGAGCCGGCAGACCGCGCCCTCGGTGAAGCTGGAACAGCCCTCGACCGGGAACGGGAAGAACGTCTGCGGACTCTGCTGGAAGGTCGACATCAGCTTCTCGGGACTGCCCCACTTGCTCGAACCGACCTCCTCGACATGGGTGTAGGCGTGCTTGATCGGCAGGATCTTGTTGCTCTTGGGCAGCGGCGGGTCGTCGTCCGTGGCGGGCCTGGGATCCGGCGCCCACGGCCCCGGCCCCCGGTCGTGCGGCCCCGAGGACGGCTTCTTGACGCAGAACGGGCACGGGTCGGGTTTGGGCTTCGGCTTGCAGTACGGGCACGGGTTGTACGGCCCGAACACCTTCTTCACCGGGACCGTGCTGTACAGGACGGTCTTGCCGTCGTCGCTGTAGCAGGCGCTGTTGGTGCAGCCGGGGCCGCTGTGCGTCCACACCGAGTCGGGGTTGTCGACCGAGCAGCCGTCGCAGAAGGTGCCGTCGGGGTCGCTGCCGTTGACGGGGTTGTTGTCGCTGTAGGCGTACCCGTTCCACTGCTGCGGGGCGTTGGGGTCGAGCAGCGGGTCGGCGCTGATGAAGCGGCCGGTGGACGGCTGGTACTGGCGGGCGCCGAGCAGCGTGAGCCCGGTCGCCGTGTCCTTCTGGCCGCCCACGAAGCCCTTGTCGCCGGGCCAGGAGGCGGGCGCCGCGCCGCGCGGGTTGCCGAACGGGTCCAGCGCCTGCCGGGTGACCCCGCCACCGGCCAGGTCGACGGTGAGGTTGGCGCTGCCGTGGTGGTCGGCGATCTGCACGGCGAACGCGCCGGCCGCCGTGCCCGCCCCGGTCCGCACCACCGTCATCCCGCCGGGCACCGGGTAGGACCGCACCCCGGTCCTGGCACCCGTCGCCCGGTCGACGTTGAGCTCGTCGGCGCCCAGGTTGAGGGTGGTGGTGGCGGGGCCGCGCCGCAGGAGCAGTTTGCCCTCCGTGTCGTAGAGATACGTGGTGGTGGTGTCCGGGACGGTCCACTTCTGGCCGGCGGGCACCGCCAGGAGGCAGTCGCCGAGGGCCAGCTTGGTCCCGTCGGCGGTGGCGCCGCCGGGCACCGTCAGACAGCGCGCGGCGACCGTGTTGTAGAGCGTGCCGTCGGTGCGGCGCGTCCAGGTCTGCGCGGCCGTCCCGTCGCAGGGCCGCAGCCGCACGGGCGCGCCCGGCAGGGTGCCGATCGCGGTGACGCACTTGCCGGCGGTGGTGAGCCGGTCGCCGGTGGCGCTGTACTTCTGGGTGGCGGCCGAGTCGTCGCACGTGGCGAGGGTCAGGGCGGTGTCGTCGGCGGTGGCCGCGCCGTCCGTGCCCAGGCACTTGCCGAGGCCGCTGCGGATGGGGGCGGAGGTGGTCGTCGAGGCCGGTTTGCCCTCGCTGTTCCAGGTCAGGACGCTGGTCCCGGCGCGGCCGTCCTGGTAGGAGGTGGTGTTGCCGCCCGCGTCGTACTGGTAGAGGTCGGTCGTGGTGGCCGGGCCGGTCTTCGCCGCCGCCGAGAGCAGGGCGTGCGGGCCGCCGGTGCCGCCGCCGGTGCCGGGCGCGGCGGTGGGCGCGTTGCGCGTGCCGGGGGTGCCGAACGCCTGGGTCACCGTCACGTCCTTGGCGGTGTCGCCCGCCGGGTCGTGCTTGACCAGCTTGGTGCGGTTGCCGGTGACGTCGTAGCCGTACTCCTGCCAGTAGGCGGCCGGGCCGCCCACGGTGGCCGCCGAGGGCTGGGCGGTGGTGCAGCGCCCCTGGTCCGGCGTCCGGTGCTCGCTGTCGGCGGGCAGGGTCAGCCCCTTGGTGTCCGTCCAGGCTGAGGTGAGCCGGCTGAACGCGTCGTACGCGAAGCACTGACGGTCCGTCAGCGCCGGTTTGTTGTCGGGCACGTTGGTGATCGAGGTGATCCGGCCGGACGGGTCGTAGGTGTATCCGGTCTGCTGGAGGGCTCCGGTCCCCGAGGTCTGCTGGTCGACGTACTGTGCCCGGACGCGCCCGGTGGCCTGGTCGTAGTCGGTGGTGGAGACGACCTGCTTGCCCCACGGGTTGACGGTCGAGCGGACGGTCCGCCCGAACGCGTCGTACTCGCTCTGCACGTCGTACGTGGTGGCGCCCATGTAGCGGAACATCTGGCCGTAGTCGTTGAGCGCGTACGCGATGTCGTCCATCGGCAGTCCGCCGACGGCCGGCAGGACCATGCCGGAGGCCGTGCCGGTGAGCGGGTCGTAGGAGGTGGTGGTGGAGTAGCTGAAGGTGGTGCCGGGCTCCTGGCCGACGTCGCCGCCGGGCAGTGTCAGGGTGCTGCCGGTGGGCCGGTAGGCGTCGTCGTAGCCGTCGACGGTGGTGGTGTAGGCGCTGCCGCCCTCACCGCCCGTGTAGCGGGTGGAGCCGGCGGGCTTGCCGCGGCCGTCGGGGACGGTGTCGTAGGACCAGGCCGCCAGCCGGTGCGCCGGGTCGGCGCTCTCCTCGTACAGCCCGGTCCGCCGCCCGAGCAGGTCGTAGGTGTACTTGAGGGTCTTGCCCCGGGCGTCGGTGCCGCTGGCGAGGTGGCCCGCCGCGTCCCAGGTCTGGCTGGTGGCGCCCTTGTCCGGCTCCTGGTAGCCGGTCTGGCGGCCGTGCAGGTCGTAGCGGATGGACCAGGTGTTGCCGGCCGCGTCCTGGCGGGTCAGCGGCTTGCCGTCGGCGGAGTAGGTGTAGCGGCTGATGGTGGCGTCCAGCGCCGATCCGGTGGCCGTCGGCGTCGTGTACTGCCACAGCTCGGTGGTGTGGCCGCGCGCGTCGGACAGCGTGGTGGTGGGCGCGCCGCCGGTGGGCGGCACCACGTCGGTGCGGTCGGCGCCCCGGTAGCTGGTCGTGGTGCGGGTCTGCTCCACACCCAGCGACCACGAGGCGGTGGTGAGGGTGCGGCCCCGGCCGTCGTAGGTGGTGCGCGTCTGGGCCGCCAGGGTGCTGTCGGCGGCGGTGACCAGGCTCTGCGCGGGGCCGGTGGTGTTGTTGTACCAGGGCGGGTTGGTCAGGGCGACGCGGCCCTGTGAGTCGTAGACGGTGTCGGAGACCAGACGGCCCTTGTACGCCGGGTTCTTGGGCGACTCCTGGGTCTGGCGGACCCGTCCGAAGCCGTCCAGGAGCTGGATCTGGCGGGTGAGGACGGGGGTGTCGCCGTCCTTGGTGAGACGGGACGTGGTGACCGTCGAGGGCACGCCCGTCTGGTTGGAGACCTGGTAGTCGAAGCCGACGTTGGGGGTGGGGTCGCTGT includes:
- a CDS encoding ricin-type beta-trefoil lectin domain protein yields the protein MATRRAPSPEVIAHSAPLHLARPLLTTEETTVPRPRRTALAALAAALLCLPLTGAATAHAAPSPAPPPVRQSAATPPMGWNDWAHYQCGVTEQTVTANADALISSGLAAKGYTTLTVDDCWMTKSRDSGGKLAADPVKFPHGMAWLGTYLHDRGLRFGIYEDAGSTTCGGYPGSGRPQGGGADHFTQDATTFAAWGVDYLKLDGCNLYTAPGQTKEQAYRQAYDAQAAALRASGRDIVFSESAPAYFQTGEWGNPTWFDVLSWVGPDGQLWREGWDIATYDPAHPTTSRWASVLSNYGYNRWIGRYARPGNWNDPDFLIAGAGGLTDDESRSQMALWSMMAAPLILSSDVAHLAPAARSALGNTDLIAVDQDSLGRQAGVASSNSTTDVLVRPLAGADRAVAVLNRGSAARTVTTALADIGLPGCAVTAKDLWTGATSTVNGSLTATVPAHGTAVWRLTPGTGCAPAVPTGQLTGNGAKCVDVTGSGIADGTPTILYTCTGNPNQRWTMNADTTVRSLGKCLTAAGTTAGSPATLSTCTGAATQHWTAKPDGTLVNGASALCLDVYGGGTADSTKLDVWACGHLQANQVWALPA
- a CDS encoding beta-galactosidase, with amino-acid sequence MHRRTLLRAAALSPLAAFAVSGGRAFAAGHTFGFSPDGADFVLDGAAFQIRAGELHPARIPVPYWTHRIRMAKALGLNTIALYLMWNYLEERPGAFDLTTDRRDFAAFIRLCGQEGMYVLLRPGPYVCAEWDLGGLPSYLLAKPSARLRVNAAQDPDYMAAVSRYIAAIAPVVRPLMAANGGPVLMVQIENEYGSYGSDSAYLEALRQLWLAAGIEGPFYTQDGLGQVTANHTNVTGGAIGLSGGTSADIKRCRTAFPRVPALSGELYPGWLTHWGEATFAGLGTDLTTSLRELMNARQSFNLYVVHGGTNFGYWAGANANDDGTGYTPHITSYDYGAPITEQGRPAPRYPAYRSLIGSYPGVTLPPVPDPVPTLTRTGGDAPTPVAYASLWDNLPDPLPAARTVTPQPMEDHGQNSGFLLHRKTLAGYTGATLDTGPVHDYATVFLDGTYRGALSRPALPAPYATPLKATTGTRLPLGAAGGRPTLDILVEGMGRINYGHGLVDRKGLTGQVSLADAGPLTGVLTEWQTYALPVDEAYVTSLRPVISDPGRAGIFFRATVDLAGTGDTYLDMSGWTKGVVWVNGHNLGRYWSIGPQQRLYCPAPWLTVGRNEILVLDLHQLRPQPVPLEAAPTEPARLLLNRRSGKAADVPDWSTTAGAQLVQWTRNGGANQQWRTTPVADGIRILANVNSGQLIDIQGNASADGTPVIQWPAHGGANQQWRQVPAGAGYVKLVSVSTGKVLGVSGNSTADGARLVEQTDTGDPSQQWLPSPV
- a CDS encoding ABC-F family ATP-binding cassette domain-containing protein, with protein sequence MITVRDVELRAGARLLLSGISFTVSPGDRIGLVGRNGAGKTTLLSALAGLDRPAAGTITRTGPAHLLAQDSRPADPATTVTDRILSARALDRALHRLRTAEAALEGADTPAALERALDAYARAEAAFQAGGGYAAEAEAARVAAGLGLPDRVLAQPVGALSGGQRRRVELARILFAGHGGTLLLDEPTNHLDADSVTWLRTFLRGHRGGLVLISHDTGLLADVVNRVFHVDPQRTALDQHNTGWSAYLDRLGSDERRRARERANAERKAASLHAQADRMKSRSATAVTARSMARRADRMLAALEPARRAERTAKIRLPEPAPCGRVPLGAVSLSKSYGGRQVLAGVDLAVDRASRLVVLGHNGAGKTTLLRMLAGHERPDGGRVVRGHGLRLGYFAQEHDTLAGDRTVRQNLADVAPHLTDGEVRHVLGAFLFAGDDADKPAGVLSGGEKTRLALAGLVHSGANVLLLDEPTNHLDPASRGEVLTAVGSYPGAIVMVTHDVGAIDALRPDRVLLLPDADEDLWHEDYRELVALD
- a CDS encoding lysophospholipid acyltransferase family protein, which produces MLSRTAASLIPLFGRLTITTEPDAVPGGSIIAANHDSLADPAVVLAALHRVGIRPVVMATAGLWRVPLLARALTAEEYIPVHRGTARAADALTRAAEALGRGRHVLIYAEGGLPRRRDAAPAGPRPFRTGLARLAAAADAPVVPLGQAGARRITSGGRAKQLAGLMSAPLRRPRLHVHIGAPLRLPLDVPAATDRAHRAVSAAWRTAAHAVTEPALPRAA